The proteins below are encoded in one region of Casimicrobium huifangae:
- a CDS encoding alpha/beta fold hydrolase gives MIANTALHRIAANGITLNARVTNDRSKPPLLLLHGHPQTHLIWHEVWPALGEHFTLVAPDLRGYGDSDKPPSDASVNHAPYSKREMAKDMVELMQSLGFARYRVLAHDRGARVAHRMLVDHADSVERATLLDIAPTLAMYEQTNMEFARAYFHWFFLIQREPLPETMIEANPEFFIEKMMGNRHAGLSAFAPEALAEYRRCIRLPGIAHSICEDYRAAATIDLEHDRADREAGRKVTQPLQVLWGANGIIEKCFKPLDDWRRVAVNVQGSSVPCGHYIPEEAPDALLAAALPFLAD, from the coding sequence ATGATCGCGAACACTGCCCTCCATCGCATTGCCGCCAATGGCATCACACTCAACGCCCGTGTCACTAATGATCGCAGCAAACCACCGCTGCTGCTGTTGCACGGTCACCCGCAGACGCACCTGATCTGGCACGAGGTGTGGCCAGCGCTCGGCGAGCATTTCACGCTGGTCGCGCCCGACCTGCGCGGCTACGGCGACAGTGACAAGCCGCCGTCCGATGCCAGCGTGAACCACGCGCCTTACAGCAAACGCGAGATGGCGAAGGACATGGTGGAGCTGATGCAATCGCTAGGCTTCGCGCGCTATCGCGTGCTCGCGCACGACCGTGGCGCGCGGGTGGCGCATCGCATGCTGGTCGACCATGCCGACTCGGTCGAACGCGCGACGCTGCTCGACATCGCACCGACGCTTGCGATGTACGAGCAGACCAACATGGAATTCGCGCGCGCTTACTTTCACTGGTTCTTCCTGATCCAGCGTGAGCCGCTGCCGGAGACGATGATCGAGGCAAACCCGGAGTTCTTCATCGAGAAGATGATGGGCAACCGCCACGCGGGGCTCAGCGCCTTCGCGCCGGAAGCACTGGCCGAGTATCGTCGCTGCATCCGCCTGCCCGGCATTGCGCATTCGATCTGCGAGGACTATCGCGCCGCAGCAACGATCGACCTGGAGCACGACCGGGCCGACCGCGAGGCCGGCCGCAAGGTCACGCAGCCGCTGCAGGTGCTCTGGGGCGCCAATGGCATCATCGAAAAGTGCTTCAAGCCGCTTGATGACTGGCGACGCGTGGCCGTCAATGTTCAAGGTAGCTCAGTCCCTTGCGGACACTACATTCCCGAGGAAGCGCCTGACGCCTTGCTTGCCGCCGCATTGCCGTTCCTTGCTGACTAG
- a CDS encoding DUF3617 domain-containing protein, producing MAASLAALAVSTMTVAQTPGEWRYVIATDMKNIPADMRVNFPTIDFKVCRSADDFASGRAFALQTLASSADRCPSTDFERTPLLRIAPGAAPAGAPEGIRFRYACDGGKTLDGSAQGRVGPKRFEITLESRYIPASQGIERIKQQMTGTWLGPCKVKPDADALKVTGK from the coding sequence ATGGCAGCGTCGCTCGCCGCGCTGGCGGTGAGCACAATGACGGTCGCGCAAACGCCCGGTGAGTGGCGCTATGTCATCGCCACAGACATGAAGAACATCCCGGCAGACATGCGGGTCAACTTCCCGACCATCGATTTCAAGGTATGCCGCAGCGCCGATGACTTCGCGAGCGGCCGCGCATTTGCGCTGCAGACACTGGCGAGCAGTGCCGATCGCTGTCCGAGCACCGATTTTGAGCGTACACCCCTGTTGCGAATCGCGCCAGGAGCAGCGCCAGCTGGCGCACCGGAGGGGATTCGCTTCCGCTACGCCTGTGACGGCGGCAAGACGCTCGACGGCAGCGCGCAGGGGCGGGTAGGACCAAAACGTTTTGAGATCACGCTCGAATCACGATACATCCCGGCGTCGCAGGGCATTGAGCGCATAAAGCAGCAAATGACCGGCACCTGGCTCGGCCCGTGCAAGGTAAAGCCTGATGCGGATGCGCTGAAGGTCACAGGCAAGTAA
- a CDS encoding TIGR04283 family arsenosugar biosynthesis glycosyltransferase — protein sequence MRATASPPQYRDADRLTLKLSIVLPVLNEAPQLQATLQALVALRQRGCEVIVVDGGSSDGTLNVAQPFADRVIVAARGRASQQNAGAQVAHHEALLFLHADTQLPADADRLILDALSKGADWGRFDVCFGDPGGEVGRLPAMLNVIAFMMNWRSRVTGIATGDQCLFFTRAAFERTGGFPMQPLMEDIELSRRLKKVSPPACLRDRVTTSPRRWLRHGVWRTILLMWWLRLAYWLGVSPVRLARWYGYK from the coding sequence ATGCGCGCAACGGCGAGCCCCCCGCAATACCGGGACGCTGACCGACTGACCTTGAAGCTTTCCATCGTCCTGCCCGTACTCAACGAGGCACCGCAGCTCCAGGCAACGCTGCAAGCGCTGGTAGCACTGCGCCAACGTGGCTGCGAAGTGATCGTGGTAGACGGCGGCAGCAGTGACGGTACGTTAAACGTCGCGCAACCGTTTGCTGACCGTGTCATCGTTGCGGCCCGCGGACGTGCGAGTCAGCAAAACGCGGGGGCACAGGTTGCGCATCATGAGGCACTGCTGTTCCTGCATGCCGACACGCAGTTGCCGGCTGACGCCGACCGCCTGATTCTTGACGCGCTGAGCAAAGGGGCAGACTGGGGCCGATTCGACGTATGTTTTGGCGATCCGGGCGGTGAAGTCGGGCGGCTGCCGGCAATGCTTAACGTCATCGCCTTCATGATGAACTGGCGTTCGCGCGTCACCGGAATCGCCACCGGCGATCAGTGCCTTTTCTTCACCCGCGCGGCATTCGAGCGCACAGGCGGCTTTCCAATGCAGCCGCTGATGGAGGACATTGAGCTGTCCAGGCGACTCAAGAAGGTTTCGCCACCTGCCTGCCTGCGCGACAGGGTGACGACTTCGCCGCGTCGTTGGCTCAGGCACGGCGTCTGGAGAACAATCCTCCTGATGTGGTGGCTGCGATTGGCTTACTGGCTCGGCGTATCGCCAGTGCGACTCGCTCGCTGGTATGGCTACAAATAA
- the arsS gene encoding arsenosugar biosynthesis radical SAM (seleno)protein ArsS (Some members of this family are selenoproteins.), translating to MHAVLPRLESQRTTFPPLRRRSVSTLQVNLGYKCNQSCLHCHVAASPQRTEMMDGETVDLVIDTLRHAGAKALDLTGGAPELNPYFRALVAEARALGVRVIDRCNLTVLFEPGQETTAQFLADHQVAVTASLPCYSVDNVDKQRGNGVFDQSIRALQLLNSLGYGDGASGLELNLVYNPQGPSLPPSQVKLESDYKRILGESFGIRFDHLFTLANMPIQRFGSTLISKGTFDGYMTLLKDAHRDENLDGVMCRDQLSIDWQGYVYDCDFNQMLGLATRAGGRPRTHLRDVLASARDALNDGAIVVRDHCYGCTAGQGSSCGGALG from the coding sequence ATGCACGCCGTACTTCCCCGTCTCGAAAGCCAGCGCACCACTTTTCCACCGTTGCGTCGGCGCAGCGTGAGCACCTTGCAGGTCAACCTCGGCTACAAGTGCAACCAGTCCTGCCTGCATTGCCACGTCGCCGCGAGCCCGCAGCGCACCGAGATGATGGATGGCGAGACGGTTGATCTGGTAATTGACACGCTCAGGCACGCCGGAGCCAAAGCACTGGACCTCACCGGCGGCGCTCCGGAGCTGAATCCGTACTTCCGTGCGCTGGTCGCCGAGGCCCGTGCACTCGGCGTCAGGGTCATCGATCGCTGCAACCTCACCGTGCTGTTCGAGCCCGGTCAGGAGACCACAGCGCAGTTCCTCGCCGACCATCAGGTCGCCGTCACCGCCTCCCTGCCCTGCTATTCGGTCGACAATGTCGACAAGCAGCGCGGCAACGGCGTATTCGACCAAAGCATCCGTGCGCTGCAACTGCTCAACAGTCTCGGTTACGGCGATGGCGCCTCCGGGCTGGAACTCAATCTCGTCTACAACCCGCAGGGGCCATCGTTGCCGCCGTCGCAGGTGAAGCTGGAATCCGACTACAAGCGCATCCTCGGCGAGAGCTTTGGCATCCGCTTCGATCATCTGTTCACGCTGGCCAACATGCCGATCCAGCGATTCGGATCAACGCTGATTTCAAAAGGCACCTTCGACGGCTACATGACGCTGCTGAAGGACGCGCATCGCGACGAAAACCTCGATGGCGTGATGTGTCGCGACCAGTTGAGCATTGACTGGCAGGGTTACGTTTACGACTGCGATTTCAACCAGATGCTCGGCCTCGCCACCCGTGCAGGCGGGCGCCCACGCACCCACCTGCGTGATGTGCTGGCCAGCGCGCGCGACGCCCTCAACGATGGTGCCATCGTGGTGCGTGATCATTGCTACGGCTGTACGGCGGGTCAAGGCAGCTCCTGCGGCGGAGCGCTGGGCTAG
- a CDS encoding URC4/urg3 family protein: MNAATATESSSLATQSVLRELRSTAAVRKRAHALLVGARAGLSAAFTVGDDATIAAAAALVAQVTHDRYGGGPIPYHSRWRHFEAGGVDRRGELDRLLGNVSAAERARTQIDLTVVSVLLDAGAGPDWGYVEASSGQRFTRSEGLGVASYRAFVGGLFSSDPAVPLRADAAGLRAVTAEALAEAFQVGADSPLVGLDGRVTLLRRLGDTLAQQPDVFGALGRPGALFDLLCADAQGGITAHAVLVALLDTLSEVWPAPNRLPDGTALGDCWRFAAARGEGASDGWMPFHKLSQWLSYSLLEPFEWAGVAVTGLDALTGLPEYRNGGLLLDSGVLAVRDPSALTHTWQVGDDFIIEWRALTVALLDELAPRVRAILGRSEAQMPLACVLEGGTWAAGRVLAQRLRGGLPPIQLNSDATVF; this comes from the coding sequence ATGAACGCAGCGACCGCAACAGAATCCTCGTCACTGGCGACGCAGTCGGTTCTGCGTGAACTGCGCAGCACGGCCGCTGTGCGCAAGCGTGCACATGCACTGCTCGTAGGCGCACGCGCTGGACTATCCGCAGCCTTCACGGTCGGCGACGATGCCACCATCGCTGCTGCTGCGGCGCTGGTGGCGCAGGTCACGCACGATCGCTACGGCGGCGGGCCGATCCCGTATCACAGCCGCTGGCGTCACTTTGAGGCCGGCGGCGTCGATCGCCGCGGCGAGCTCGACCGCCTGCTGGGCAACGTGAGCGCCGCCGAGCGCGCGCGTACGCAGATCGACCTCACCGTCGTGAGCGTCCTGCTAGACGCCGGTGCCGGGCCGGACTGGGGCTATGTCGAGGCGTCGAGCGGCCAGCGCTTCACGCGCTCCGAGGGCCTGGGCGTCGCCAGCTATCGAGCATTTGTTGGAGGCCTCTTCTCGTCCGACCCTGCGGTGCCGCTGCGCGCCGACGCGGCCGGCCTGCGCGCCGTGACCGCAGAGGCGCTCGCCGAAGCCTTTCAGGTGGGCGCCGACAGTCCGCTGGTCGGTCTCGACGGCCGTGTGACACTGCTGCGCCGCCTGGGCGACACGCTGGCGCAACAACCGGACGTCTTCGGGGCACTCGGCCGTCCCGGTGCGCTGTTCGATCTGTTGTGCGCCGACGCGCAAGGCGGCATCACGGCGCACGCGGTGCTGGTGGCGCTGCTAGACACGCTGTCCGAAGTCTGGCCAGCGCCGAACCGCCTGCCCGACGGCACCGCGCTCGGCGACTGCTGGCGCTTCGCTGCGGCGCGTGGCGAAGGCGCAAGCGACGGCTGGATGCCGTTTCACAAGCTGTCGCAATGGCTCAGCTATTCGCTGCTGGAGCCGTTCGAATGGGCCGGGGTCGCGGTCACCGGACTCGACGCGCTGACTGGCCTGCCCGAATACCGCAACGGCGGACTGCTGCTCGACAGCGGCGTGCTTGCCGTGCGTGACCCCTCTGCACTCACGCACACCTGGCAGGTCGGCGACGATTTCATCATCGAATGGCGCGCGCTGACCGTCGCCCTGCTCGACGAACTGGCGCCGCGCGTTCGCGCGATACTTGGGCGTAGCGAAGCGCAGATGCCGCTCGCGTGCGTGCTCGAGGGCGGCACCTGGGCCGCCGGACGCGTGCTGGCGCAGCGCCTGCGCGGCGGCCTGCCACCGATCCAGCTGAATAGCGACGCTACTGTTTTCTGA
- a CDS encoding BMP family protein, with the protein MNTRRQLALSAAAVAALATLAMPGLTFAQAKLKVAAIYTVPFEQQWVSRIHKALKAAEARGDIEYKATENVANADYERVMREYVAAGNTLIVGEAFAVEAAARKVAKDSPKVSFLMGSSGKPQAPNFSVFDNYIQEPAYLSGMVAGGMTKSNKIGMVGGFPIPEVNRLMHAFMAGAKETNPKVEFTVSFINSWFDPPKAKEATFAMIDKGADVLYAERFGVSDAAKEKGKLAIGNVINTQDKYPDTVVASALWNMEPTIDEALKKVKAGKFTAEDYGKFSMMKFKGSELAPLGTFATKVPADIVAKVKAKEADILSGKFTVKVDDSQPKSTAK; encoded by the coding sequence ATGAACACCCGTCGTCAGTTAGCCCTTTCCGCCGCAGCCGTTGCTGCGCTCGCCACGCTCGCCATGCCGGGCCTGACCTTCGCGCAGGCCAAGCTCAAAGTTGCCGCGATTTACACAGTGCCCTTCGAGCAGCAATGGGTCAGCCGCATCCACAAGGCGCTCAAGGCCGCCGAGGCGCGCGGCGATATCGAATACAAAGCCACCGAGAACGTCGCCAACGCCGACTACGAACGCGTGATGCGCGAATACGTCGCGGCGGGCAACACACTGATCGTCGGCGAGGCGTTCGCCGTCGAGGCGGCGGCACGCAAAGTCGCCAAGGACTCGCCCAAGGTCTCGTTCCTGATGGGCTCGTCGGGCAAGCCGCAGGCGCCCAACTTCAGCGTGTTCGACAACTACATCCAGGAGCCGGCCTATCTGTCGGGCATGGTGGCCGGCGGCATGACCAAGTCGAACAAGATCGGCATGGTCGGCGGCTTCCCGATCCCCGAGGTCAATCGCCTGATGCATGCCTTCATGGCTGGTGCCAAGGAGACCAACCCGAAGGTCGAGTTCACGGTCAGCTTCATCAATAGCTGGTTTGATCCGCCCAAGGCCAAGGAAGCCACGTTCGCCATGATCGACAAGGGCGCCGACGTGCTCTACGCCGAGCGCTTTGGCGTCAGCGATGCTGCCAAGGAAAAGGGCAAGCTCGCGATCGGAAACGTGATCAACACGCAGGACAAGTACCCCGACACGGTAGTTGCGTCTGCCCTCTGGAACATGGAGCCGACCATCGACGAGGCGCTGAAAAAGGTCAAGGCCGGCAAGTTCACCGCCGAGGATTACGGCAAGTTCTCGATGATGAAATTCAAGGGCTCCGAGCTCGCTCCGCTCGGCACCTTCGCAACCAAGGTTCCCGCCGACATCGTCGCCAAGGTCAAGGCCAAAGAGGCCGACATCCTGTCGGGCAAGTTCACGGTCAAGGTGGACGACTCGCAACCGAAGTCGACTGCGAAGTAA
- a CDS encoding TIGR04282 family arsenosugar biosynthesis glycosyltransferase, whose amino-acid sequence MTSRLPFHIAVFCKAPVAGRVKTRLIPQFGAGGAAAIYLQLALHALQTVNDAREQYAATASLWVADDTEHPAIRQWSRDFNLPVFLQQGEDLGARMLHCLQSLAADRQRVLLIGTDCPALTAGDLASAAATLDAGNRWVFTPAEDGGYVLVGSNAPNAVPFSGVAWSTDAVMAQTRAALAAANERWAEMPRLWDVDEPADVGRAVALGLIRV is encoded by the coding sequence ATGACTAGCCGCTTGCCGTTTCACATCGCTGTTTTCTGCAAGGCACCCGTCGCAGGGCGCGTCAAGACGCGGCTGATCCCTCAATTCGGTGCCGGTGGCGCAGCCGCCATCTATCTCCAGCTTGCGCTGCACGCCCTGCAGACCGTCAACGACGCCCGCGAGCAATACGCGGCCACGGCGTCGCTGTGGGTCGCCGACGACACTGAGCACCCAGCCATCAGGCAGTGGAGCCGCGATTTCAATCTGCCTGTGTTCCTGCAGCAGGGCGAAGACCTCGGCGCGCGCATGCTGCATTGCCTGCAGTCGCTTGCTGCCGACAGGCAACGCGTACTGCTGATCGGCACCGATTGCCCGGCGCTGACAGCGGGCGATCTCGCGTCGGCCGCAGCGACACTGGACGCCGGCAACCGATGGGTTTTCACCCCTGCTGAAGATGGCGGCTATGTCCTGGTGGGCAGCAATGCGCCCAATGCTGTGCCGTTCTCCGGCGTCGCGTGGAGCACCGACGCGGTAATGGCGCAAACGCGCGCCGCACTTGCCGCCGCCAATGAGCGCTGGGCCGAAATGCCGCGGCTTTGGGATGTGGACGAGCCTGCCGATGTCGGGCGTGCGGTCGCGCTCGGTCTGATCCGCGTTTGA
- a CDS encoding tartrate dehydrogenase, with amino-acid sequence MTKRIAVIAGDGIGKEVMPEGIRVLEAAAKKFNIPLAFDHFDFSSWDYYEKHGKMLPDDWKAQIGSHDAIYFGAVGWPAKIADHVSLWGSLLLFRREFDQYVNLRPARLMPGVTAPVVKKDGSPYKAGEIDFYIVRENTEGEYSSVGGRMFGGTEREFVLQESVFTRTGVDRILKFAFELAQSRPKKHLTSATKSNGISISMPYWDERCAEMAKAYPGLTLDKFHIDILTAHFVQRPAFFDVVVASNLFGDILSDLGPACTGTIGIAPSANINPDRKFPSLFEPVHGSAPDIAGKGIANPIGQIWCGAMMLEWLGHKAAHDAILAACEKSTASAVRTPDLGGTASTADVGRFIAESL; translated from the coding sequence ATGACCAAACGAATCGCAGTCATCGCCGGTGACGGCATCGGCAAGGAAGTGATGCCGGAAGGCATCCGCGTGCTCGAAGCCGCCGCGAAAAAGTTCAACATTCCGCTCGCCTTCGATCACTTCGATTTTTCATCGTGGGACTACTACGAGAAGCACGGCAAGATGCTGCCGGACGACTGGAAGGCGCAGATTGGCAGCCATGACGCGATCTACTTCGGCGCCGTCGGCTGGCCCGCGAAGATCGCCGATCACGTCTCGCTGTGGGGCTCGCTGCTGCTGTTCCGTCGCGAGTTCGACCAGTACGTGAACCTGCGCCCGGCGCGGCTGATGCCGGGCGTCACGGCGCCGGTCGTCAAAAAGGACGGCTCGCCGTACAAGGCGGGCGAAATTGACTTCTACATTGTGCGCGAGAACACCGAGGGTGAGTATTCGAGTGTCGGCGGTCGCATGTTCGGCGGCACCGAGCGCGAGTTCGTACTGCAGGAATCGGTGTTCACCCGCACCGGCGTCGACCGCATCCTCAAGTTTGCATTTGAGCTGGCGCAGAGCCGCCCGAAAAAGCACCTGACCAGTGCCACCAAGTCCAACGGCATCTCGATCAGCATGCCGTACTGGGATGAGCGCTGCGCCGAGATGGCCAAGGCCTATCCCGGGCTGACGCTCGACAAGTTCCATATCGACATCCTCACTGCGCACTTCGTGCAGCGTCCGGCGTTCTTCGATGTGGTCGTTGCCAGCAACCTGTTCGGCGACATCCTGTCCGACCTCGGCCCCGCCTGCACCGGCACCATCGGCATCGCACCCAGCGCCAACATCAATCCGGACCGCAAGTTCCCGAGCCTGTTCGAGCCGGTGCACGGCAGCGCGCCCGACATTGCCGGCAAAGGCATCGCCAACCCGATCGGCCAGATCTGGTGCGGCGCCATGATGCTCGAATGGCTGGGCCACAAGGCCGCGCACGACGCCATCCTCGCTGCGTGCGAGAAGAGTACGGCCAGCGCCGTGCGCACGCCGGACCTCGGGGGTACCGCATCCACGGCCGACGTCGGCAGATTTATTGCCGAATCGTTATAG
- a CDS encoding DUF3617 domain-containing protein, protein MIRLVSAVSVLLAAGAASVTFAQLPKFDTAPGKWSYNTRTEIPGMGSIPMSFEQCVTQKDIDEGRNLNSQKEAGMDCKYQDVKVTGNRYQFTAVCTGKNLPEPMVMSYDMTANPNQFDAKMTMTGGNAKAMGGKMNMSMSAKRLGGC, encoded by the coding sequence ATGATTCGTCTCGTCTCCGCCGTTTCCGTGTTGCTTGCTGCTGGCGCCGCCAGCGTCACCTTCGCACAATTGCCCAAATTCGACACCGCACCGGGCAAATGGAGTTACAACACGCGCACCGAAATCCCCGGCATGGGCAGCATCCCGATGAGCTTCGAGCAATGCGTCACGCAGAAGGACATCGATGAAGGCCGCAACCTCAATTCGCAGAAGGAAGCGGGCATGGACTGCAAGTATCAGGACGTGAAGGTCACCGGTAACCGCTATCAGTTCACCGCAGTCTGCACGGGCAAGAACCTCCCTGAACCCATGGTGATGAGCTACGACATGACGGCCAACCCGAATCAGTTCGACGCGAAAATGACGATGACCGGCGGCAACGCCAAGGCCATGGGCGGCAAGATGAACATGAGCATGTCGGCCAAGCGTCTCGGCGGATGCTGA
- a CDS encoding tripartite tricarboxylate transporter substrate binding protein, translating into MSFCRQFVLRLRRMRVWWSPLLMVAAAASLPLAAQDFPSRPITLIVPFPPGGVADNVARPVAQALGKQLGQSVVIENKQGAGGGIGMAYVAKAKPDGYTLLLALSSISVIPEADRVLGRAPMFQLDQLLPVARFTADPVVLAVRADSPWKSFAEFVAYAKANPKKLNYGSSGNYGTMHVPMEMLTASAGISMTHVPFTGAAPAVTALLGGTLDAVASGPSTVVQHVKAGKLRVLANWGGERHPALPEVPTLRELGAAVEYAQWSGLFAPAGTPEPVLAALRKAARDAQDDPAFRQAFVTLQTPLAYLDAPAFRQYWDADARKMAEVVQRIGKVE; encoded by the coding sequence ATGTCGTTCTGCAGGCAATTTGTGCTCAGGCTGCGCCGCATGCGCGTGTGGTGGTCGCCGTTGCTCATGGTTGCTGCGGCGGCATCGTTGCCGCTGGCCGCACAGGACTTTCCGTCGCGTCCCATCACACTGATCGTGCCTTTCCCGCCGGGTGGCGTGGCCGACAATGTGGCGCGACCAGTGGCGCAGGCGCTGGGCAAGCAGCTCGGGCAGTCGGTGGTGATCGAGAACAAACAGGGCGCCGGCGGCGGCATCGGCATGGCCTATGTGGCCAAGGCGAAACCTGACGGCTACACCTTGCTGCTGGCGCTGTCGTCCATCTCGGTGATTCCGGAAGCCGACCGTGTGCTGGGTCGGGCGCCGATGTTCCAGCTCGACCAGTTGCTGCCGGTAGCGCGCTTTACGGCTGACCCTGTCGTGCTTGCGGTGCGTGCGGATTCGCCGTGGAAGAGCTTCGCAGAATTTGTCGCCTACGCAAAGGCCAACCCGAAAAAGCTCAACTACGGTTCTTCCGGCAACTACGGCACCATGCATGTGCCGATGGAAATGCTGACCGCCAGCGCCGGGATCAGCATGACGCACGTGCCCTTCACCGGCGCTGCGCCCGCCGTGACTGCACTGCTGGGCGGCACGCTCGATGCGGTGGCGTCGGGGCCGTCCACCGTGGTGCAGCACGTCAAGGCGGGCAAGCTGCGGGTGCTGGCGAACTGGGGTGGCGAACGGCATCCGGCATTGCCGGAAGTACCTACGTTGCGCGAGCTCGGTGCGGCGGTCGAATATGCCCAGTGGTCGGGCCTCTTCGCGCCAGCAGGCACGCCTGAACCGGTGCTCGCCGCGCTGCGCAAGGCGGCCCGCGACGCGCAGGACGACCCCGCCTTCCGCCAGGCATTTGTCACGCTGCAGACGCCGCTTGCCTATCTCGATGCGCCAGCGTTCCGGCAGTACTGGGACGCTGATGCGCGCAAGATGGCAGAGGTGGTGCAGCGCATCGGCAAAGTCGAATGA
- a CDS encoding GTP cyclohydrolase II — MPADAPASGAASAAPQPHIRLTSHSGGYGARQIVWDAPTPLERGPIVGTTTTRAHRNVIGTHSGSYSVYRALAVAAGALKRDHRADLTNTSPTDAIGPYPQWSEPGRIVSLDPWGATVAQVFADDLAAGYDIRPTIAVTKAHVILPEVIDALARGRLKADGKVLTDNGAAMVTKAAIEPVWYLPGVAKRFGCSEADLRRVLFEETGGMYPELVTRSDLEVFLPPIGGQTIYIFGNPRDLANPDVELTARVHDECNGSDVFGSDICTCRPYLTHAIEECIQGVQRGGVGLVAYSRKEGRALGEVTKFLVYNARKRQVGGDTADKYFARTECVAGVQDMRFQELMPDVLHWLGIRKIHRLVSMSNMKYDAITGSGIEIGTRVNIPDKLIPADARVEMDAKIASGYFTLGLVPDAEELKVAKGRGLSE; from the coding sequence ATGCCTGCTGATGCTCCCGCCTCGGGCGCCGCGTCGGCGGCTCCGCAACCTCACATCCGCCTGACCTCGCACTCGGGCGGCTATGGCGCCCGCCAGATCGTATGGGACGCGCCGACACCGCTCGAACGCGGCCCCATCGTCGGCACTACGACCACGCGCGCGCATCGCAACGTGATCGGCACCCACAGCGGCAGCTATAGCGTCTATCGCGCGCTGGCCGTCGCGGCCGGTGCGCTCAAGCGCGACCACCGTGCCGATCTGACCAACACCTCGCCGACCGATGCCATCGGCCCTTATCCGCAGTGGAGTGAACCGGGCCGCATCGTGTCGCTCGATCCCTGGGGCGCAACCGTGGCGCAGGTCTTCGCCGATGACCTCGCGGCGGGCTACGACATCCGTCCGACCATCGCGGTGACCAAAGCACACGTGATCCTGCCCGAGGTCATCGACGCACTCGCGCGCGGCCGCCTGAAGGCCGACGGCAAGGTGCTCACCGACAACGGCGCGGCCATGGTCACCAAGGCCGCGATTGAGCCCGTCTGGTATCTGCCCGGCGTGGCCAAACGTTTCGGCTGCAGCGAGGCCGACCTGCGCCGTGTGCTGTTCGAAGAGACCGGCGGCATGTATCCCGAACTGGTCACGCGGTCAGACCTCGAAGTTTTCCTGCCGCCCATCGGCGGCCAGACCATCTACATCTTCGGCAACCCGCGCGACCTCGCCAACCCTGATGTCGAACTGACGGCGCGGGTGCACGACGAGTGCAACGGCTCCGACGTGTTCGGCTCGGACATCTGCACCTGCCGGCCTTACCTGACACACGCCATTGAGGAATGCATTCAGGGCGTGCAGCGCGGCGGCGTGGGCCTCGTGGCCTATTCGCGCAAGGAAGGCCGCGCGCTCGGCGAGGTGACCAAGTTCCTCGTCTACAACGCGCGCAAACGCCAGGTCGGCGGTGACACGGCCGACAAGTATTTCGCTCGCACCGAATGCGTCGCCGGTGTGCAGGACATGCGCTTCCAGGAGCTGATGCCCGACGTGCTGCACTGGCTCGGCATCCGCAAGATCCATCGCCTTGTCTCGATGAGCAACATGAAGTACGACGCGATCACCGGCTCGGGCATCGAGATCGGCACCCGCGTCAACATCCCCGACAAGCTGATTCCGGCCGACGCCCGCGTCGAAATGGACGCAAAGATCGCATCTGGCTACTTCACGCTGGGCCTGGTGCCTGACGCCGAAGAGTTGAAGGTCGCCAAGGGTCGCGGCCTCAGCGAATGA
- the upp gene encoding uracil phosphoribosyltransferase: protein MANVTLVDHPLVQHKLTLMRRKDASTNSFRRLLNELAMLMTYEVTRDVGMQEIEIETPLETTKAKVIDGKKLVFVSILRAGTGILDGMLSVVPGARVGHIGLYRDPKTLTAVEYYFKVPSHMEDRDVVVVDPMLATGNSAIAAIERVKETRPKSIKFVCLLTCPEGIKALQAAHPDVPIFTAAIDRELNDHGYILPGLGDAGDRIFGTK from the coding sequence ATGGCCAACGTCACCCTCGTCGATCACCCGCTCGTCCAGCACAAACTCACGCTGATGCGGCGCAAGGACGCCAGCACCAACAGTTTCCGCCGCCTGCTCAACGAACTCGCGATGCTGATGACCTACGAGGTCACACGCGACGTTGGCATGCAGGAGATCGAGATCGAGACGCCGCTTGAGACCACCAAGGCCAAGGTGATCGACGGCAAGAAGCTGGTGTTCGTGTCGATCCTGCGCGCCGGCACCGGCATTCTCGACGGCATGCTGAGCGTGGTGCCCGGCGCCCGCGTCGGCCACATCGGGCTCTATCGCGACCCGAAGACGCTGACCGCCGTCGAGTACTACTTCAAGGTGCCGAGCCACATGGAAGACCGCGACGTGGTCGTCGTCGATCCGATGCTGGCGACCGGTAACTCGGCCATCGCCGCCATCGAACGCGTCAAGGAGACGCGGCCGAAGTCGATCAAGTTCGTCTGCCTGCTGACCTGCCCCGAAGGCATCAAGGCGCTGCAGGCGGCGCACCCCGATGTTCCGATCTTTACGGCGGCGATCGACCGCGAACTGAACGATCATGGTTACATCCTGCCCGGTCTCGGCGATGCCGGCGACCGCATCTTCGGCACCAAGTAG